A genomic segment from Paenibacillus sp. FSL K6-1096 encodes:
- a CDS encoding DUF1934 domain-containing protein — MTEAQQGKYGVSVTLVSVQGTERSVVHAAGEAFAKGQSLYIRYGELQPGPDGREAAVRNTLKITGDGLKLIRHGAVESEQSFQPGQQLPGFYRSPYTQFNLTTDTKTLDIRRSGRSLDASWEYDLYVYGELSGQFAISLKIQEEPQS; from the coding sequence ATGACTGAAGCGCAGCAAGGTAAATACGGCGTTTCTGTAACGCTGGTGAGTGTGCAGGGTACGGAGCGCAGTGTCGTTCATGCCGCCGGGGAAGCTTTTGCCAAAGGGCAGTCGCTGTATATCCGTTACGGGGAGCTGCAGCCAGGTCCTGACGGGAGAGAGGCTGCTGTCCGCAACACACTGAAGATTACCGGGGACGGACTGAAGCTGATCCGCCATGGCGCGGTCGAGTCGGAGCAGTCATTTCAGCCGGGACAACAGCTGCCGGGGTTCTACCGCTCACCGTATACCCAATTCAATCTCACCACCGACACCAAGACCTTAGACATCCGGCGCAGCGGAAGATCGCTTGACGCTTCCTGGGAATATGATCTCTACGTATACGGGGAATTATCTGGACAGTTCGCCATCAGTTTGAAGATACAGGAGGAACCACAATCATGA